aacagccaGGAGTTTTGACTGACAGTTTGTATTATTGTGCTCATTCTAATACGCTACCCTTATTAAGTGTTTTTCTTATTATATAAGTTTTCTGTAGGGAGAGGTTTCTGGAAGGAGTCCTCAGTGTCAGTGTCTTATTAACAAGGACCTCAGCTGTATACGGCTGATTTActttaagcaaaaaagaaatcGAAGCTgttgagggaatgactgtttacagTTGCTGTCATGAAAATGATAACAGGGGTACGTCTTGTGGATGTTCTACAATGTTATAAAAAATTGTATGggaatatgtatgtatgtattgtatGTACGGGAGGCACAGTGACTTGGTGGTTAACACCGGGTTTGATTGCTGTCCCTCGGCAAAACTGTGATCTAAGGATCGACGGTTATcctgtgtattttgtattttatattaaagttaCAAGTATACTTTTGCCCAAAGTACATAGTACATGGCTTAACGTTTAATATATTCCACAATGTGGTAGTATGTTAACACAATTCTAAATGTGACTGCAATAAAGACCAACTTACCATAAACCTGTCATACAAACCATAACTCAGGTACAAACctgaaaaataatttcattttctATTCAATTCAGATGGATTAACAGCTCAGACCAGTCCTATTTTGCATGTAGACTAAGGTTTCttcagttcttcagttccttACCTGCCAATAAAGCCAGTATGATGCCTAGCTCATAAAGCAAACTAAATGAATGTGGGGTCCGACTGGAGAggttttcaaaaaaaaatctcatgaaTACTTTTCAGTCATGTATTCCACCATTGTTTTCCATGTACATTGCCTGCTTAAAAAGCAACTTCCAATCAAAATACAGAGCTGAGCAACTTAAGAACTAAAGCTGAACTTTTCAACCTTCCAGATTTTTTAGGCCAAACAAAAATGGGTAGAGAAACCAACAACCGGTTGGTCTCATGCCAGAGGTATGAAGGAATACTGGACAATCACTTACACTACTTTTAAACTACTCCATCATTTCTCCACTAATATAtgaacatatataaatatataaaacacagttaTATAAAGCTACAGTTTTCAGTCATGACCTTTGCTGCTCATTTCTCCAGCACTTGTTTTCCTTTGCTATTGGCTCCAACAGTTTGGAAGCAAACAGTCATTTAGCAGTTTCGTAACGCAGATCAGAGTGCCCGCAAATGTGCCGGAGCTCTGACCAACAGAGAGATTGTGGCTCGAGAAGAATTTACAGCCGCCTGCCATGGAAGGGATTACCCTAGTCCTGCTGTGAGACAGGGAAGGCAGAAGCGTCCAGACCACAGTCCTCAGAACATACAGGCTCTAGCAAATTATAACATATTTGCACAAGAAAAGACGCACCGTTTTAGGAGACCGAACAGGAAAATGTGGTATTTTGATTGAATACATAAATAACTCGTGGACAGAAAGGACATTTGGCCTGACTTGGACTCAACACCGTCCTTGAGGATGTTCCAGCCAGTCCATATTTCGGTTCTTTTCCAGCTTCCAGGATGCTTCAGCCAAGGAAATGAGGCTTCAAAAACAGGAGGACAGTTTTGCCCCTGATTCAAAGGGTTATGGGAGCAAGGATAGTCGCCAAAGGAATAAAGCTAAATATGGAATTGAAAAGGGACATAAGCTGGCTGTACAAACTTTTGGCTATCCACCCTAACTAAAACATAATGCTTAAACACTGTTCTTGTTCCATCCTACTTCAAGGTGAAGTTGGTTAATTAAGGAATGTGGATATGGCAGAAAATCACTAAGGTGGGTGTTCCCTCATGAACACACATACTGTGTGGATGTTACTTTTCCAGGAACATATCCTGCCCCAAAATCACTTGTTCTGTGACGAATCTCACCTGGATACTAATGATTTGTACCCACTTTAATCCTTAAGACTGTCCTATACTCATCCCAGGACTTTTCTTTTCTggccactgtctttttttttatgacataTCAAATGAAAAATGTGAATGCAATTCTAATAAAAGGCCACAGAACTCAGGAAAGAGAAAAGGGGATGGAGACGATCAGGCAATTGAAGCAGACTGAAGTATGAGTCATTGAGTCCGGAATGAGCCGAGATTGCCAGTAACAGATCCATACATGGCTTTTCTCCAGGTTTTGACTCATCCAGAAGTAAGAACGGTAATGCAGAACTGAAATAGTTGTAAATCCATGCAGACTGACATCTTAACCGGAGCAATTTGTGGACATTTAGTCAATTGATTTAATTTACTGAAACAGGTATGAGAGCTTTACAGAATTTAATACCTACTTGTtggtgaaactttttttttttttctttacaaataaataagcgtTTGCAGATTATGTTCTTACTTTCAGTATTCCTCCTGCTCTATCTCCTGTTGATTACAGCGGtttgcataaatatttacacaaaatagCCCATAATATTGAGGTAGGGGTTAGTGAACTAGCTAACTATGGAGAACATTTCGAGGATTTCTTACCTTTAACTTCACCCAGGCCTGTCGACTTTAATGAGGACGATATCCAAGTCAGAGTGATGCCGTCTATGTTTGATGACAGTTAGCAGCGCCAATGGTGACGCAATGGAGAGCTGCAGGTTCGTTACCAGGTGTCATCTAACATGTCTGAATGGTAGGTAAAATGCAATTAATTATTCTTCCTGATTTAAAAGCTCAGACTGTTCACATTCTTGATCAGTCTGAGGTAGCGACATTCAGGTAAGTCTTCTGAAAAGTGCCTGTCATGTAACTTGAGCAAACTCCACCCATTTTTTTAGTGAACCAAGCAACCATTGGGAAAAGGGATTTAGTGTCAGGGAAGACGACAAATGTTTACTACAAATGAGCTGCTACTGTAGAGAAAGACCCATCCCCTAGGATGAAGCAAATATTCTCTTAAGATTTGACATcgacatttatggcatttggcagacgcctatatccagagcgacttacactaatctcattttttatacaactgagcaattgagggtttgGGCCTTGcccaggggcccagcagtggcaacttgctGGTCCCGGGAGTCAAactccaatcagtagtccaacgccctaaccactgagctaccagaCAAAGGACCTAACAAAGGACAGGtcataaaaaaaatcccccaGATGTGATGTCCCTAACACTGAAGCTCTGAAGCACCAGTTTTGTTTTCAGAAGCTTTTTAAAACCTGAGGGATGATAGCAGAACCATGCACATGGTAATTCACATAGTTGCCGCTGGATGATGATGGCAGGGGGACAGACCTCTTCTACAAAATCCTACTGAGCAATAAGAACAGGATGTTCTGCATGAAGGAAGCAAAGCATACACTGCTGTGGGTCATCAAACCCCGAATAGACAGGAGGCCACTGGGAGAGCCAGCAGAAAGTAATTTGTCATCGGTAGTTCATAAACCTGTCAGAGGGCCCAAAAGAAGCATGCATAAAGAAGACTCACTTCTACTCGTCCTGAATAtggtaaatatttaaacatactgtaaaacATACTGATAAAGATTCAGGTAATATTTGTTTAGCAAACCTGCGGGCTTCAACAGAATGTGCTCATTTACAAAGACAGCTGTctacactggaaaaaaaaagtattaaggGCTAAATTACTGCAAACACTGCAGGAGTACAATGGACTGCCAATTCCAAAAATCGCACACATCAGTATTCAGGCCTAAGATGTAACTACAGACTTAAAACAAGTTCAGTCACAGTTCTTAACTTGAGCAAGGAGCATTATTAATtccagtgccacaggctgacaGTTTGATGTAACCACAATATGTCATAGAGAAATTTATATTTCATGCCGTAAATATGATGCAAAGGACGGATAAAGTTTGCTCAGACCTTAACCAGACACACTGCTTATTTAgaggacagattttttttatagatctaattaaaaagaatgaaattaaAGTGAGCTGAAGCAGAGTGCTAGGTCAGCTTGTCCTTCAAATCAGGGGCACATtttctttacagaaaaaaaatcaaaactgtgTGATACAATATCTGATAACTTTTGCACGTTACAATTTCATGAACTTGAATTATATATTTGGTGGCTTTgttaaattatacacacacacacacacacaattgtcaATACACTAGACTTCATATTAttctagattattattattattcttttttttttttttaaaaaaacagctctTGCTTTTGagagtgctatacaaataaaactgaaatgaactgaTAAACTGCAGTTTGTTCAGTCCGCATTTTCTATCCATGATTTTTTCCCCCGAGTTTACAATTCAGTGCTTGTGTTTAAAGGACAGCTACAGAAAAATCTGGCAATCTCAGAGACATGAACTTCACagaagtgtttttattaaaacgACTTGCGTTGCTGCATCACCTGACTCGATACCCCGATGCAGATTCGATACAGAATAGAatttttgtgcaaaaaaaaaaagtgcgtTTAATTGATTGCGTCCATCAAACCTTGTGTAATATACTAattagacacacagacacatgatgTGATGATATTGCAAAAAGGCAGAATAAAGCAGTTTCAATGATTACaaaatgatttattgatttttatctAAATTTCTGTGTAATCTCAAAAAATATCTGCAAAATTCATGTACAAAAgtagaagttaaaaaaaaaaaaaaaaaaccgaacAAAAAGTGGCATCTAATCAAAATGAATCAtagaagaatttttttaaattatgaacAGGTACAAAATATACATTTCTGGTCCAATAATCTTCATCCACAATAGCCCATGGATTTTAAAGTTAGACCTGTCTAGACCTCCTGTAGATCTGTCATGCAGTCCACTTCATACCTATTTAAATGAAcgacatattaaatatatttttaacatatAATTCCTATTCATTTCCCCTTCTGATCGAAATggcataaataaaacattatcaaATAGCAGCATGGTGAACGGGTATTAATAGGTATATAGGAAACGAATCTCTGATCAAGTACGACGAAATGCTTTCTACATTAACATGAACGTTTTTACAATAACGCTACGATgcttccagaaaaaaagaattgtcaTTATGACTAATCAGACAGACTTCAGTGTGTCATTGGGATTAGTATTAAATATGAAAATCTACAacaaaaacccccaaaaaatcAAATCTCTCATCCAAATGAAATTTAGAATTTCATGAGAATGTGTTACAACAGAAAAATCCCTTCAGAAATACTGATTGATTAGGAAGTCTACAGATTTATGTGaatgatatacagtatgttgcTCTTAACAGAACTTCCCCCTAATTCCATAATGAAAATCCAAATGATTGGCACAGACTGAAAGCAGCATGTGActatgaacaaaaataaataaccgTGTTGCCGCAATACACTTTAGCAAATGAGTTAGCATGCGAGGTGAAATTTGGCTATGGGACAATTCCTCCaaacaaaagggaaaagagCTTCTAGGGCTCTTGAGGAGGGGAAGCCGATGCCTGGATGGTGCCTAGTCTTCCGTTGACTTTAACTGTTTTTGTTGACACTGGgacctgagaaaaaaaaaaacacagcaaacacTGAATTAGCAAAAAAACCTCTGATGAACCTCTGACGTAATCTATGTTTGTAAAGACTGTTTGCTTTTATTAATCTGCCTCAGTTAATTTTCTGAGTAAGAGTATTACACTGCTTGCTATATTATctttttatactgtatgtagcaAAGCAAGGAGTCTCATCAAACCATGAAAGGTAAAGCTGTAAAGTTTTCAGGACAAATGGCTTCACACTTGTTTGGCAACATgaagatggaaagaaaaatacatacatacatatgcacatactctatgtatgtatatgtatctaTTGATCATCTGCTGATATCAGGAAATATCTGCTGATATCAGGAAATCTCTTGTATCACAGATCTTCCACAATATTAACAATAACCATAAATggatacaaaataaaataatagtattatttttttatccattgtACTTATGTCATTATTAAAACGACATGCAGAAACGCTTCACCCACTCATCTTATTGATTTAAAACATCTTGAATCTCGTTACTCTACTATTTCCTCTTAAAAGATCACCAGAAACCAAATCTTTTTAACTTTCTTGTTCTGTTGGCAgattgtttttaatattgtgaAGAATGAATTCCTAGAGAGTAGCAAACTTATCTGGCAAAAGAATACaaaaatttaagaaaaatgGATAAATATTTCTAGTAATATGTTGACTAATCCTATAATAAGAAATTGTAGACGAATTGGAAGTAGGAATTTACGCCCTTTTCTAGTCGTATTAGTGCTACTTCCACTTGAGCTATTCTTACTTTCCGAAGGCGCTCAGCCCCAGCTCCAGAGCGGATGGCCTCCAGCAGTGCCTCTCGGGCAGACTCCGGGTTTCCCCCTGCAGGCAGCACTACAGCTGGCTTAGACAACGACAAGgtaggaggaggtggtggtggtgtaaaggttggtggtggtggtggtggtgtaaagcttggtggtggtggtggtgtaaagcttggtggtggtggtgtaaagGTTGGTGGATTTGCGAAGGCAGGAGAAATTGTGGGACTTGTACGTCTCTGGCTGGCCCTGTTCTCCTCAAACTTTCTGAACTGCTCCAGCTCTGCGGCGGCTGACGAGCTCGTCTGTGGAAGTCACAGTGAATAGTTAGGAATTTTGTCAAATGGAATTTTTGACAAGTAAATTCATTCAACTTGCCTTCTTGAGTCTTGCTGAATTGTTCTCAGCTCGGAGGGCCGACAGGAGGGCAGATCGTTCGTTTTCCGGCTCCGTGTATGACGGCTTCTTCAGGGTGCCTGGTCTGGAAGAATCGGATACCTGGAtgcaaaaaaaggaaaggtgtgtaaagcttttttttaacattaaacaaaTGTATTATAGGTTAGGCTTTGAGGGATTCATCAATATGATATTTGGGATATCCAATTCTGTGCTCTAATTATAAAGCCCAAGCCTAGAAAacataaactaaactaaatataTCGTGTCACCCCAAATTGATTAACACTAAGTAAGTTTCTCATTATTGTATCAGTTTCGACAACTCACACTTGGTCTGAGAAAAAAGGGCTTATTGATGCATGCCTATGTTTAATAATACGTATTATTTTTTGATGCTAGGCACTTTTAGAACCTGCAATCAGGAATATGTGGTGAAAGTTGTGAATGTAATGAACTGTTTTCTAGGTTAGTAAttaagtgtacatttatttatttatttttaacaaccACATTTAAAGCAATTACAAGCTGAAATATACTTGTCATTTATCTTGCGGTTATTGCATAACTGACTAAAGGGAATAGAAAAAGTTATTTCCTATTTTGGATACTTCACCTTTTTGAGACGTTCCATTCCATGTCCTGATTGAATTGCCTCCATGAGTGAACTGTGAAGGGAAGTCTCCTTCTCCACTGACTTCGGGACCACAGGCTTAAACTTTTTGACTGGCCCAAATGGACTTGGCTGGAGACCAAGACTGTGTAACTCCGGTTTCTTTGCTACTGCAGGACGGgtagtgtgtactgtactgtttaGGGGCAAAGGGTATCCAGGGGCCTTTTTAATGTATATGTCCTCTTTAGTTGAGGTCCGAGTGGGTTCAGAGCATGTAGCAATTCGTGCTTGCTGTTGAGGCTGGCTATTTCCTGGGCTGGAATTCAGAGCTTTAGTGCTTGATACATCTGTACCAATGATTTGTGCTTCCCTGGAGACTTCCTGCTTCTCTGCAGGATAACTCAGGTAAGGTTTGGCAGCAGCAAGAAAAGGCACAGAGTTTTCCTTCAGGGTTGAAGCCTTTTGGTTCGATACTGCTTGCATGGGTCTTGGGTCACTCTTGAAGGCTTGGCTACTTAATTCTGTATGTCCAGCAGGCATTGATCCAGGAAGCTCCTGAACTCCATCTACCTTGCTTGAGGAATTCCCTGTGTACTTAGTAATAGCCGAAGCCACATAATGACTTGACGTTCTTCTGGAAGGTTTGAGGAAAGAAAGGTTCTTCCTGTGCTCTGAGAAAAAGATATTTTCAGCAGGATCTGAAACAGCAAGCTTTTTCATTACTGCAGATGCAAGATTAGTGCTTGGCCCATTGACCTGTTTTGGTGGTTCGGTAACACTTGCTTTTTCTGCAGGTTGTGACGGTACTGTTACAGGTAATGGTTTGGGGGTTTCAACATCTCCAGTCCTTATAGAAGCTCTTTTATAGGCAGTAGGTGCTGAATCATCCTTGCTAGTTGAGCTCCAGAAGGCCTTAGCTTTGTCCAGTAGTGGAGAATCTCGGTCATCACTTGCCTCCTCAAGGCGATCAGATTTGTCTTGAGTGTCTCTTGGTGTGACCATGTTACCCAACTCATCAATTTTTATGGCACCTGTACGCAACGAGCCTTCTGACTTGATGTGATTTTGGGACCCAACCGGTTTGGTAGGGACAATGGTAAAAGTCTTTAAGCCGAATCTAGACATAGTGTTCTGGCTGATCATGTTTTGTGCTTTAATAGACGATGCTCTCTCCACTTCTGTGTTTTCCTTGTGATGGTTCTGTACTGTTGATGCAGGCCAAAGTCTGCTTTCAGGAACATTCTGTGCACTCCGGGTAACAGTAGTTATTGCAGGACTTTGAGAAGTTTCTGGTAGCTTCCTTTTATCCGGTTCAACTTTACCTTTAATCCCAGGGCTCAGAGCGACCTTCTCTGTTTGCTCCTTCTTGTCACCTGACTGAATCGGATCTGCTTGGGATGGACTTGCTTTCTTTGACATGCGAACTTTGTTGTTTTGGTACTGAAGATCTAAGATTTGCTTGTTTGAGCCATCCTGTTTGACCTGGTTACCACGCAATATTTCTGCCTCATAAGCACTCGAGCTGGTTGGATTATTATCGATGACTTCGTCGATGGCTGTTACCGGAA
The nucleotide sequence above comes from Hemibagrus wyckioides isolate EC202008001 linkage group LG01, SWU_Hwy_1.0, whole genome shotgun sequence. Encoded proteins:
- the cobl gene encoding protein cordon-bleu isoform X5, which translates into the protein MPSNADGLSENSDFSAVTRKMKARAPPPPAAPQPAPRKIFRNAIPDGGAAPDTKENVIQSTVDLQITLPNGYGTLVTVDGRKALMDMLVDLCAQYHLNPAEHTLELASAEGQPVSFKPNTVLGTLHVSRALIKHRTQEERLPRKPAPKVPEKTVRLVVNYHRGQKAVVRVNPLVPLQSLVPVICQKCEFNPARVLLLRDAVSHHELDLRKSLTELEIRELYVLDQTLVLQPKMVSAPVLNFSAESLNSDTQSASAGEKKGLLGLFKFSRRKSKTEEFIDDMDQHNTHTNINGLSPVTGVCVEARPNTLGQSQSAMNLSRLSPKTEPKKRRAPAPPHPLAPMLMDTQMQLQCRPAPVAQTKPGSPSQLKKRKAPPPPPSVHPTTSSSPALVVAAAQVPNTMAASDDSMSDLSHSIEDSEPAASICSSSSSDDAAESSSLAEETMAEPAIELATGLPSKVEPVPKLNQQPARRSFVKRDPEEMESALELKMEEVDNSRHSAIVWLHVAEQEAETVSMCSSESLADQGYAPSEGMADSPSTSPEDTVSLGPDPSLSPTQPQEDCDSDEGCATWGSRHSGNMRPGDQSVKRNDTEITAQIHLTLADLDADLADEVNQSDHASVYADDEIPVSVVDMDIPVTAIDEVIDNNPTSSSAYEAEILRGNQVKQDGSNKQILDLQYQNNKVRMSKKASPSQADPIQSGDKKEQTEKVALSPGIKGKVEPDKRKLPETSQSPAITTVTRSAQNVPESRLWPASTVQNHHKENTEVERASSIKAQNMISQNTMSRFGLKTFTIVPTKPVGSQNHIKSEGSLRTGAIKIDELGNMVTPRDTQDKSDRLEEASDDRDSPLLDKAKAFWSSTSKDDSAPTAYKRASIRTGDVETPKPLPVTVPSQPAEKASVTEPPKQVNGPSTNLASAVMKKLAVSDPAENIFFSEHRKNLSFLKPSRRTSSHYVASAITKYTGNSSSKVDGVQELPGSMPAGHTELSSQAFKSDPRPMQAVSNQKASTLKENSVPFLAAAKPYLSYPAEKQEVSREAQIIGTDVSSTKALNSSPGNSQPQQQARIATCSEPTRTSTKEDIYIKKAPGYPLPLNSTVHTTRPAVAKKPELHSLGLQPSPFGPVKKFKPVVPKSVEKETSLHSSLMEAIQSGHGMERLKKVSDSSRPGTLKKPSYTEPENERSALLSALRAENNSARLKKTSSSAAAELEQFRKFEENRASQRRTSPTISPAFANPPTFTPPPPSFTPPPPPSFTPPPPPPTFTPPPPPPTLSLSKPAVVLPAGGNPESAREALLEAIRSGAGAERLRKVPVSTKTVKVNGRLGTIQASASPPQEP
- the cobl gene encoding protein cordon-bleu isoform X9, yielding MPSNADGLSENSDFSAVTRKMKARAPPPPAAPQPAPRKIFRNAIPDGGAAPDTKENVIQSTVDLQITLPNGYGTLVTVDGRKALMDMLVDLCAQYHLNPAEHTLELASAEGQPVSFKPNTVLGTLHVSRALIKHRTQEERLPRKPAPKVPEQEEPAAPKHTRAKKTVRLVVNYHRGQKAVVRVNPLVPLQSLVPVICQKCEFNPARVLLLRDAVSHHELDLRKSLTELEIRELYVLDQTLVLQPKMVSAPVLNFSESLNSDTQSASAGEKKGLLGLFKFSRRKSKGLSPVTGVCVEARPNTLGQSQSAMNLSRLSPKTEPKKRRAPAPPHPLAPMLMDTQMQLQCRPAPVAQTKPGSPSQLKKRKAPPPPPSVHPTTSSSPALVVAAAQVPNTMAASDDSMSDLSHSIEDSEPAASICSSSSSDDAAESSSLAEETMAEPAIELATGLPSKVEPVPKLNQQPARRSFVKRDPEEMESALELKMEEVDNSRHSAIVWLHVAEQEAETVSMCSSESLADQGYAPSEGMADSPSTSPEDTVSLGPDPSLSPTQPQEDCDSDEGCATWGSRHSGNMRPGDQSVKRNDTEITAQIHLTLADLDADLADEVNQSDHASVYADDEIPVSVVDMDIPVTAIDEVIDNNPTSSSAYEAEILRGNQVKQDGSNKQILDLQYQNNKVRMSKKASPSQADPIQSGDKKEQTEKVALSPGIKGKVEPDKRKLPETSQSPAITTVTRSAQNVPESRLWPASTVQNHHKENTEVERASSIKAQNMISQNTMSRFGLKTFTIVPTKPVGSQNHIKSEGSLRTGAIKIDELGNMVTPRDTQDKSDRLEEASDDRDSPLLDKAKAFWSSTSKDDSAPTAYKRASIRTGDVETPKPLPVTVPSQPAEKASVTEPPKQVNGPSTNLASAVMKKLAVSDPAENIFFSEHRKNLSFLKPSRRTSSHYVASAITKYTGNSSSKVDGVQELPGSMPAGHTELSSQAFKSDPRPMQAVSNQKASTLKENSVPFLAAAKPYLSYPAEKQEVSREAQIIGTDVSSTKALNSSPGNSQPQQQARIATCSEPTRTSTKEDIYIKKAPGYPLPLNSTVHTTRPAVAKKPELHSLGLQPSPFGPVKKFKPVVPKSVEKETSLHSSLMEAIQSGHGMERLKKVSDSSRPGTLKKPSYTEPENERSALLSALRAENNSARLKKTSSSAAAELEQFRKFEENRASQRRTSPTISPAFANPPTFTPPPPSFTPPPPPSFTPPPPPPTFTPPPPPPTLSLSKPAVVLPAGGNPESAREALLEAIRSGAGAERLRKVPVSTKTVKVNGRLGTIQASASPPQEP
- the cobl gene encoding protein cordon-bleu isoform X4 gives rise to the protein MSYSSRPPIGRKMKARAPPPPAAPQPAPRKIFRNAIPDGGAAPDTKENVIQSTVDLQITLPNGYGTLVTVDGRKALMDMLVDLCAQYHLNPAEHTLELASAEGQPVSFKPNTVLGTLHVSRALIKHRTQEERLPRKPAPKVPEQEEPAAPKHTRAKKTVRLVVNYHRGQKAVVRVNPLVPLQSLVPVICQKCEFNPARVLLLRDAVSHHELDLRKSLTELEIRELYVLDQTLVLQPKMVSAPVLNFSAESLNSDTQSASAGEKKGLLGLFKFSRRKSKTEEFIDDMDQHNTHTNINGLSPVTGVCVEARPNTLGQSQSAMNLSRLSPKTEPKKRRAPAPPHPLAPMLMDTQMQLQCRPAPVAQTKPGSPSQLKKRKAPPPPPSVHPTTSSSPALVVAAAQVPNTMAASDDSMSDLSHSIEDSEPAASICSSSSSDDAAESSSLAEETMAEPAIELATGLPSKVEPVPKLNQQPARRSFVKRDPEEMESALELKMEEVDNSRHSAIVWLHVAEQEAETVSMCSSESLADQGYAPSEGMADSPSTSPEDTVSLGPDPSLSPTQPQEDCDSDEGCATWGSRHSGNMRPGDQSVKRNDTEITAQIHLTLADLDADLADEVNQSDHASVYADDEIPVSVVDMDIPVTAIDEVIDNNPTSSSAYEAEILRGNQVKQDGSNKQILDLQYQNNKVRMSKKASPSQADPIQSGDKKEQTEKVALSPGIKGKVEPDKRKLPETSQSPAITTVTRSAQNVPESRLWPASTVQNHHKENTEVERASSIKAQNMISQNTMSRFGLKTFTIVPTKPVGSQNHIKSEGSLRTGAIKIDELGNMVTPRDTQDKSDRLEEASDDRDSPLLDKAKAFWSSTSKDDSAPTAYKRASIRTGDVETPKPLPVTVPSQPAEKASVTEPPKQVNGPSTNLASAVMKKLAVSDPAENIFFSEHRKNLSFLKPSRRTSSHYVASAITKYTGNSSSKVDGVQELPGSMPAGHTELSSQAFKSDPRPMQAVSNQKASTLKENSVPFLAAAKPYLSYPAEKQEVSREAQIIGTDVSSTKALNSSPGNSQPQQQARIATCSEPTRTSTKEDIYIKKAPGYPLPLNSTVHTTRPAVAKKPELHSLGLQPSPFGPVKKFKPVVPKSVEKETSLHSSLMEAIQSGHGMERLKKVSDSSRPGTLKKPSYTEPENERSALLSALRAENNSARLKKTSSSAAAELEQFRKFEENRASQRRTSPTISPAFANPPTFTPPPPSFTPPPPPSFTPPPPPPTFTPPPPPPTLSLSKPAVVLPAGGNPESAREALLEAIRSGAGAERLRKVPVSTKTVKVNGRLGTIQASASPPQEP
- the cobl gene encoding protein cordon-bleu isoform X7, which encodes MPSNADGLSENSDFSAVTRKMKARAPPPPAAPQPAPRKIFRNAIPDGGAAPDTKENVIQSTVDLQITLPNGYGTLVTVDGRKALMDMLVDLCAQYHLNPAEHTLELASAEGQPVSFKPNTVLGTLHVSRALIKHRTQEERLPRKPAPKVPEQEEPAAPKHTRAKKTVRLVVNYHRGQKAVVRVNPLVPLQSLVPVICQKCEFNPARVLLLRDAVSHHELDLRKSLTELEIRELYVLDQTLESLNSDTQSASAGEKKGLLGLFKFSRRKSKTEEFIDDMDQHNTHTNINGLSPVTGVCVEARPNTLGQSQSAMNLSRLSPKTEPKKRRAPAPPHPLAPMLMDTQMQLQCRPAPVAQTKPGSPSQLKKRKAPPPPPSVHPTTSSSPALVVAAAQVPNTMAASDDSMSDLSHSIEDSEPAASICSSSSSDDAAESSSLAEETMAEPAIELATGLPSKVEPVPKLNQQPARRSFVKRDPEEMESALELKMEEVDNSRHSAIVWLHVAEQEAETVSMCSSESLADQGYAPSEGMADSPSTSPEDTVSLGPDPSLSPTQPQEDCDSDEGCATWGSRHSGNMRPGDQSVKRNDTEITAQIHLTLADLDADLADEVNQSDHASVYADDEIPVSVVDMDIPVTAIDEVIDNNPTSSSAYEAEILRGNQVKQDGSNKQILDLQYQNNKVRMSKKASPSQADPIQSGDKKEQTEKVALSPGIKGKVEPDKRKLPETSQSPAITTVTRSAQNVPESRLWPASTVQNHHKENTEVERASSIKAQNMISQNTMSRFGLKTFTIVPTKPVGSQNHIKSEGSLRTGAIKIDELGNMVTPRDTQDKSDRLEEASDDRDSPLLDKAKAFWSSTSKDDSAPTAYKRASIRTGDVETPKPLPVTVPSQPAEKASVTEPPKQVNGPSTNLASAVMKKLAVSDPAENIFFSEHRKNLSFLKPSRRTSSHYVASAITKYTGNSSSKVDGVQELPGSMPAGHTELSSQAFKSDPRPMQAVSNQKASTLKENSVPFLAAAKPYLSYPAEKQEVSREAQIIGTDVSSTKALNSSPGNSQPQQQARIATCSEPTRTSTKEDIYIKKAPGYPLPLNSTVHTTRPAVAKKPELHSLGLQPSPFGPVKKFKPVVPKSVEKETSLHSSLMEAIQSGHGMERLKKVSDSSRPGTLKKPSYTEPENERSALLSALRAENNSARLKKTSSSAAAELEQFRKFEENRASQRRTSPTISPAFANPPTFTPPPPSFTPPPPPSFTPPPPPPTFTPPPPPPTLSLSKPAVVLPAGGNPESAREALLEAIRSGAGAERLRKVPVSTKTVKVNGRLGTIQASASPPQEP